The window GGATGGCCTGGACCCTGGATCTCAGGAAGCCGTGGTAAGACTGCCTTCCTCTCTGATTATGTACGTCATCCGCACCAATGACAGTCTGATTCTGCCTGATGCCTCTAAGGACATGCGCTTTGCTTCAGATCCTTACATTACAGCCTCTGAGCTGAAGTCCGTGCTTTGTTTGCCCATTGTTCATCAGGGGCAGACCACTGCCGTACTGTATCTGGAAAACAATCTTCTCAGAAATTCCTTCAACGCTGATCACCTTGAGATTATCAGGATCCTTGGTTCTCAGGCAGTCATATCCATTGAAAATGCCAGGCTTTACACCAATCTTGAAGAACAGGTAGAGCAAAGAACGCGCAAGCTCAACAGTGTCATCCATGAACTTAAAATGGCCAGGGACAAGGCTGAAAACGCCACCCTTGCCAAGGGGCTTTTTCTGGCCAATATGTCTCATGAGATCAGGACACCCATGAATGCCATCATAGGCATGGCTCATCTCACGGCACGGACAAAACTAAGTGCAAAGCAAGAAGAATATATCACTAACATCCAGCAGGCTTCTGAATCTCTTTTGGGTATCATCAATGATATTCTTGATTTTTCCAAAATCGAGGCTGGTAAAATTGATCTGGAAAGAAAAACTTTTTCCTTAAAGCAGGTTCTTGGGGACATCATCAATTTAATGCGGTTCAAGGCAACAGAAAAAGGACTTGACCTTATACTTAACATATCCTCTGACCTGCCCGGCTTCTTTGTGGGTGATGCTTTGCGCCTGAGCCAGATTCTGACCAACTTGACCAGTAATGCTATCAAATTTACCAGCCAGGGTGAAATAGTGATCTCAGCCCGGCAGGCTCCGGATCAGAAAAGTCATGAATCAAGGCAAGTGACTCTGGAGTTATCCGTATCAGATACAGGCATTGGTCTGAGTCAGGAACAGATCAGCAATCTGTTTCAGCCCTTTACCCAGGCCGATGCATCCACCACAAGGCGTTTTGGTGGAACAGGACTGGGCCTTGCCATAAGCAGGCAGCTTGCGGAAATCATGGGAGGCAGCATCAGCGTTAAGAGTACCAGTGGCAAAGGCAGCGTATTTACTTTATCCGTGGAGCTTGAAAGAACCAGTTTAAATCAAAAGGAACTTAGTTTACTGCAGGAAAAACAATTGGATATATCCGGTCTAAATAAAGACTTAAGCAAGTTGAAAGTTCTGCTTGTGGAGGATAACTCTATAAACCTGCTGCTGGCCAAAGAACTGCTCCTTGACCATGGCATCACTGTTGTGACTGCTGACAATGGACGCAAAGCTTATGAGTTATTTAAAAAACATTCTTTTGATATTGTGCTCATGGACATTCAGATGCCGGAAATGGACGGACTGGAAGCTACGCAAAAGATAAGAAGGTATGAAAAATATCAGAAAATCAATAGTAACAACCCGACCCGGGTGCCCATTATTGCCATGACTGCCCATGCCATGGCCGGTGACCGTGAAAAAAGCCTGAAGGCAGGGATGGATGATCACCTGACCAAACCCATCATCCCCAGGCTGCTTTATGATACCCTTGTCAAGTGGGCCCCGGCCCATACTCCGGTACTTCCGGCAGATGGTGACCTGAATGATCATGATAAAATTCGCAGGATCAGACAAGAAAAACCTGAGGACATGAATCAGGCCAGCCTTTTGCCCCCTTCTCTGCCACCTTTTGGCCTTGAACAGGCCCTGCTCAGATGCAACAGCAACCAGCACCTGCTGCACAGGCTGCTTCTGAAGTTTGGTTCAGACTTTAAAGATACAATCTTCAGGATAAAAGATGATATTAAGGGCAATAACCTTGACCAGGCCCGTATAACCGCCCACACTCTTAAAGGGGCAGCTGCAAATCTTGAAGCTGTTGAGCTTGCACAAAGCGCAGCCAAATTAGAAAAGGCTCTGGAGGCAAACATGAAACAGGAGTTTACGAAGCTCCTGCAAAATGTGGAAACCAGGCTGACCCAAGCCCTTGAAGCGGTAAAAAACTTAGAGGATTTTCCAGAACTATCAAATACTGATGAAAACCAGGCTATGAAAAAACCTGACATGAAAGATCTAAAGCCAAGGCTTGTTGAACTAAAAAAACATATTTCAGGCAACAACCTGAGGGCAAGGCACCTCTTTGGCGAGATCAAACCAATGCTCGCCGGGTCAGGCGTTGATCAGGAATGCGCAACTTTGGAAAACAATCTCAACAGTCTTGAATTCCCCAGTGCCTCCCGGGCATTAGATAGACTTTCCCGGAAACTGGGCATTAGAAGTTGATGGGAAAAAGTGGTTGCAAAGCAATCCATATTCCGTGGCATTCAGTCCATTCCGAGGGCAAAGGCTTTTGCCCGGCAGAGGTTTATTTTTCAGGCTGGGTTAAAGGCACAGTCTGCATCTCAAGACACTATGGCAGAATTCTAATTTGTACTGCAGCTGTGCCGGAAAGATCTCTGCAGTCCTGGCTGGTCACATCATAAGTATCAGCTCCATCAAACTCAGATTCAGGATCATTACTGCCAGCCCTAATAAATCCTTCTCCGGACAGACCGTCATCAGCCATACGATCAAGTTCGCATACCAGACGCAAGTCTGCATTGGGTATGTACAGCCAGGTTGCCTCCCCTTCTGAGCCTCCTGCATTCCATTCGTCACCCAGGGGATTTTTTTTGTCCCGGCTTGTCAGGAAACCCACAGAAATCAAAAGCGAAAAAAATGATGAGGTTTCATCACCGGCAACAATACCATCCCTGCTGTTGGTACAATTTATGGGATCTGTCTCTTGAGCATCACAACCATCTCCTGGAAAAAAGCCATATCTGTCATAAAAGGTATACATGGCTGAAACAATTTTATTATATGATGCGTAAGCATTTTTTACCCTTGCGCTGACCACCAGCTCACGGCCCTTTAAAAACATTCCCAGAACCAGCCCAATAACCACAAGAACTATGGCAATTTCAATGAGAGTCATCCCCAGGCTGACGGATTTATAGTCACTTTGCCTGCCCATTGCCTTGCCGGCAGCATGGGATTTGTCTCTTCTCCTGGCTTCCCTGAAGGCATAGAACAGATGGGAATAATTCCTGTTAAAGCATTTTATCATTGTAAAACTCTGGAAAGGGTCTGTACCAGAGGGTTATCCGGCACCTGTATTTTTAGTTGGGCCAACAGCACTCTGGCCTGGGCTTTCTGGTCAAGACGCACCAGTGCCAGGGCCAGATTAGCTCTGGCTATATGGTCTTCAGGAGCGCGGTTCAGTACTGCCGTAAACTTATCCCGAGCTTGTTCATAATTCTCCTGCTGCATGGCCAGTATACCCTCCCACTTTAATATCAAAGGGCTTTGTTCAGGCAGAATTTCATTAAGCATAGTCAGATAGCGGACAAAGGCATTATAGTCTCCAGAAGCAAATGCTGATTCAATATTTTTGTTCAAAGCCATGGCTCTGCGGTTGCGCTCTGCCTGCCTGGAAAAATGGTCAACAAGTTCAGTATCCAGGACAAAATGGCCAAGATCATCGGGAAATTGTGAAGAAGACTTGAATTCCCTGTCAGTTTTTGCTGCAGGCAGCACCGCAGGCCTGGCTTGCACTGAAAGATCTGATGACGCGTCAACAACAGGCTTTTTTTCGGAAAACTGCTCAACAGTTAAAGGCGTGTAATCATTGTTGTTTGCAGGTATAACTCTTGATTCATTAACGGGATCAATGCCTGCAATTAGAAGTTCTTCATCTTCATCCTGATCCATCATGTCGGAAAGAGGTTCATCTTTTTCAGACACTGAAATAGTTTCAGAAACATTGACAGTAGCCGGAGAGTCATTTTTCAACAACGCGATCTGACACAACAACAGGCTGCTGAAATCCTTGGAATGCCGCAGCCCAAATTATCCCAGCTCTTACACGGCAGTTTCCGGGGGATAAGTGAGGCAAAAATGATTGCCTGCCTCAATTCTCTTGGCAGCGATGTGGATATTGTTATCCATAAGACGCATCAGGATTTTTCGAAAGGACACACCCAAGTATCATTCGCCTGAAACTTTGCCGTTTGCTTTCTGTGTAATTCGAGTTGTTTTGCCATAATTCTGCAAGTAGTCCGAGTTCTTCACGGGCAATATGCCAAATTGAGTCGATTCTCTCGTCTCCAGGGCGATCAAATGCTCTTTAGCTGCGATGTTCATTCTGAGTGAATCTCAGGCATGGAATATGTGGCTATACAGCCTTATCACTTTCAAATGCTTCATCATAAAAAGATTTCATATCTAACGCGGGCTTTGCCCGCAACCCAAGTGTGAAGAGGTACTTTGCCGAAACCTGGGACAGTCCCCGCGAGGGCCTATATACAAGTATCATCGTTTATTCCGAAATGAAGATTATCACCTCTATCTCGATTCAGTCCAAGCGAGGGACAGTCCCACTCCCAGTCTCGCAGCCCTGATTTG is drawn from Desulfonatronovibrio magnus and contains these coding sequences:
- a CDS encoding type II secretion system protein, whose translation is MIKCFNRNYSHLFYAFREARRRDKSHAAGKAMGRQSDYKSVSLGMTLIEIAIVLVVIGLVLGMFLKGRELVVSARVKNAYASYNKIVSAMYTFYDRYGFFPGDGCDAQETDPINCTNSRDGIVAGDETSSFFSLLISVGFLTSRDKKNPLGDEWNAGGSEGEATWLYIPNADLRLVCELDRMADDGLSGEGFIRAGSNDPESEFDGADTYDVTSQDCRDLSGTAAVQIRILP
- a CDS encoding tetratricopeptide repeat protein, with product MCQIALLKNDSPATVNVSETISVSEKDEPLSDMMDQDEDEELLIAGIDPVNESRVIPANNNDYTPLTVEQFSEKKPVVDASSDLSVQARPAVLPAAKTDREFKSSSQFPDDLGHFVLDTELVDHFSRQAERNRRAMALNKNIESAFASGDYNAFVRYLTMLNEILPEQSPLILKWEGILAMQQENYEQARDKFTAVLNRAPEDHIARANLALALVRLDQKAQARVLLAQLKIQVPDNPLVQTLSRVLQ
- a CDS encoding XRE family transcriptional regulator; this translates as MPQPKLSQLLHGSFRGISEAKMIACLNSLGSDVDIVIHKTHQDFSKGHTQVSFA